The window GTGCTTCCCAGACAAAGGGATTTCAGCCATGGCAGGGAAGCTGGAGGAATCCAGTGAACAAGAATTCCCCAAGGCAGGACCCTGAGTGAGtgcacccagcactgccagctgtgCACAACAGCACCCACCTGTGCAAACCTTACAGGAGATTTATGTGGAGGAAGGAGGTGATGAAGAGAAGGGAAACATTTTGAAAGCTTTGCCAAGAAAAGCACCTTCAATCCCTTCAGAATAAAAATGCTGCCAGCCATTTCTCCTGAATTTTGGCTCCTGAGCATTTCCCCGCTACCCTTAGCAAGACAGACAAACTTTCTACCTACAACATTGGTGTCAGCAAAGGTGCAAGCTGTGGCCACACTCCCAAAGGCAATTTTACACTGCTCATCTGCTCCATAGTACAAGCCAGGCTTCCACCCCGGGATGCTGCCGTCCATGTCCGGCAGGTCATTCAGGCAGCTTGTTTGGCCTGTACTGATAGAAACATGAGGAATAACTTTCCCAGCTGTGCGTAGTGAGGACAAGGACATGTTTGCAGACTTGTGCTGAGTTTCACTCTGGGAGttggctgctgctttcccagacAACACATGCTCACTGTGGGCTGGGATGGATTTAgttgcagcagctgcctggagaTGCTCACAGTTCCCTGCTGCTAGAGTTCTATCTCATTCCTGTCCTGCAcccagccagcacaggctgcagtgcCTGGATGCTCTGATGTTGTAAATAAAATGTGCAGGCTGAGCCAGTGTCTGAGAAATCCAACCCAGCCCAGGCATGTCAGGCACCAACCAAAGCCACTTCCAGCTACGTGAAGCAAAAACTGGGTTTAACCTCAGCAACAAGTGCTAAGAAATAAACAAACCCCAAGCTTTTCACTGTTCCTCATCTTTCAAtaaacttttttcttcattgagTTTTTCTCTCCTAAGCCCCCAGCATAGGGAACTGAAGAACTCCACCATTCCCTTACCTGACAAGGGCCAGGAACTGCTCTCGGCTGCACGGAGACCAGGTGAGGTCGATGCTGTTGTGGTTTCCTGCTGAGCCCATGATGTAaccactgctgctgcacacaTTCCCCTCTCCATCGTGGGCAATGCCAAGGCTGTAAcagaagcagcacagagccctgaggagAAGAAACCCAGAGGCTGGATTCCCTCAGAGCCTCCCCTTCTCTAAGCAGGGACTGAGCTCCCTCTGCAGCCCTTCCTTCTACTGTTGTCACGAAGGGTTTCTCTCCTCTTTGCAGCTTCTAATTGTCACAGGACATACAGGAAGGCAAGAAATGCAAGGAACTCTTTCCAAAATAATCCATGATGGTGACCAAAAGGGTTAGAATAATCCATGGGGAATTCCCTTTTATGTCAAGAGGTCCTTTTGCTTCTTTCCTAAACTGGAGGATGTTTTCCCCTGAATAAAACCTACTGGGCTGCTCTGGCAGTTTCCTACTGACCTGTGCCCAATCTCATGGGCTATGGTGACTCCAAGGTCAAAGCCAGTGTCCTGGGTAATGACACAGCTCCAGAAGGAGGAGCAGACTCCCCCTAACTGAGTCACTCCACGAAGTTCCTTGTTCCCATCAGGCAACTCCAGGTCAAACCTAAAGTAAGGGAGACATAAAGAGGAAAGAGCAAAGAACCCTCACACCTAAAAAAGTCAGGTCTAAACATTCAGCTGAATTTATCTGAGCTTTGCCAGCTATCTAACATTTCTTTTGACACGAGTGCCCACTGCTCCAATTTTATGATGATTCCacattaaaaaatccaaacgtCCTCAGACAAGGAGAACTGAATAAAACAACCTAATCCTatttcccagtccctcccagggcagggagctcaGCACCTGGTGATGTAGAGGACAATGTCAGCATGCTGGGGGTCAGAGTCGTTCTGGGGGTTCACCTTCTTGCTCCACTCACAGACACTGATGAGGGAGGAGGTGATGTTGGTGGTGATGTTCACCTCTGCCTGGAGGGAAGGCACACGTTGGCACATTCCAAACAGCTTGGAGCTTGGGCAAGCCTCAAACACAGCCCTCCCCTTACCTCTGGCTCTCTCAAAACCAGCATTTGCATGAGGTGAACTCTGAAATGAGCCCCCAGTGAGGCATCTCTGAGAAGCTCTGCTCCCTGAGAAGAGACAGAAAGGATTCAACAAACAAGGGGCCTTGGGGACTCCCACTCCCTGCTCCCAAAAAATGGGCTGCACTCATTACAAAGGTAACTACAACACTAACATATGCACTACAAATGTTAAAAAATCTGTCAAGAGGTGAGAAGTGGTTAGATTTGTCAGATACTctgaagcagagagaagaatcTGCATGAAAAGTTTCACAGGGTAGAGTGAATGCTAAAGACTTTTCTGCAgtacacacagagaaaaattcttaataatAGCAAAAAGAGACATGAAAATtctgcaacagaaataaaacagtgaaatgtaaaatataagATGGATTCAGTGGATTTAGCTCAATCCCACTGAAAGCAACAGGGTGAGAAAACTCTTTACCTGAGTTGCTatattagtaataaaattaaGAGCTACATTTTCTCTGTGGGTTTTAAATCCTCTAAGATCTTCTTTTACTCCTTGTAcaagggaatttgggggatttcaTGCCCAGGGAAGCACAGAGGGATGCCCTACACATGAGCTCTGTACCAGGGGCAGGTGACCCCAACCACCCTGAGGTcctgcctggggcacagcctgggaCAGGATCCCAAGCACAGAGGCACTCACAATGTTCAGGTTGGCCAGGATGTAACGCTCCGTGTCCTCTCTGTGGTACAAGTAAACATCTGGCCCTGCCACCACCATCAGCTCCAGATGTTTGACAGCTGCCTCAGCCCTCTTGTGCAGGCGAGGAGGAGCCCACCCTGCTGGACAGCACAGGAGGTTCAAATGCACCATGAAAGGTCCCGCAGATCCACTCCCTCTCCCCAAAGGCTGCAATAACTCAGCTGCAAGTCCACTTCTCCAGGGGCTTGCTCAGCTTTCCCACTTCTGGTGGTGTCTTTCACCTGCCAGCAGCTTTAGCAATACACCTGTGCTATCAAAATAACAACCAGCCACATGAGACACACTGGGCACACCTCAGCAAGGTGAGAAAGCTTTTCAAGTCTACTGATTTTGTAAACACAAATTTGTCCTCTGAGCTCATGGAAGCAATGCTCCAGGAGACAGCTTTTCCAGCAGGGCTCCCTCTCCATGGCTGTTACCTCTGGCTGGCTTTGCCTCTCTTGCAGCACTTTTGAAGAGGATGTGGGGGCTGGAGAAGCCGAGGTCCTTCAGCAGAGCCACATCTTTGCTCCTGACTGGCCTGATGTGAACCTTCTCCTCACCCACGGTGACCACTCCTTGCTGAAGCAGATAAAATTCCACCTCTGAGTTATTCCAAAGATATTTGCTACCCATGGGGATGGCAAAGATTTATTCAGTGGATGGTTCACACACGTTTGGTGCATAAAGCTGCCAACCCCAGAGGCTGGTCCTGCTCATACTCACCagctgcccttcacagaaagtgACTCTGCTCCTGGCCCCAGGAGGCTGCAGGGCTTTTCCACCTgaaaagcagctccctgggaatCTCTTCAGTAAAATAAAGGAAGAATTCACCGCCTGGCTGCTCacaaaggaggaggaaaggagggcGTGGTCCTCTAGGAATTCAAAGGCATAGAGCTGCCCCCAGGCCTGGATGGAGCAATGCTGGACCCGACAGGGCCTCAGCCCAAAATGTTCTTCTTTACAAGGGCAAGCTGGCTCAGCCACAGCAAACTCAGGCActgaaagaaatgaaacaagACCAGAACAAGGGGAGCAGTTATGAGAAAGGATGATACACAAACCCCCAGTGTAAGGTTTATTTCCCCGggaaaaataccccaaaaatgaCAACTGTGGCCTCTTGGGCTCATGGTGGCAACAGCCATTCAGAGAAGTTCTGTGCTTTTGTGTATTCCAAAGTGAGGATAATCTGACTGGGAACACACAACAGAAACTGGCACTGAATTTATTGCAGCTTTTGCTCTCTCAATAAGGAGAACAGTTCGTCTAAAAAAGGCTGAGACAGTTTTGTTCCTGCAGCTTTTAACTATTACTGAGTGGGAATTATCACAATGCAGACAAAGACACTGGGATGAGCACTAGGTGAATTCACAAGGAGACAACAACACTCTTCCTTTAGGGATTTAAGACTTCAAAACATCTTTATTCTGAACTATCACCAATCCAGACCCAGAATTCAAATATGTTTGTgcatttattaataataattaacaaGTATTTAAAGTTATCCTTAGTCTAAAGCTTTTGTCAGAAGAAGAACACCCATACAGAGAATGGGGAGTGCAGCAGAAATGTGCAAAGAGGTTGAACACATCTCCTGGAGGAGATTTGAAATGACACATCTCTCCATCCGCTCACACTGAAACCCAGCTTGTCTCGCTTGCACTGGGACTCAGAAACACCAAATGCTGGTCACTTCAGGGGCTGTTAATCAGTTGTTAATTAGCACTGTCAACCACACAGGGTTACAAATCAACGGCCAGATGTGCTCTAAACCGAGGGAGGCTGAGCCCTGCATACCATCAGGCACTGAGCTGGTTCCAAAGTAAGACAAAACATCTTCCCCATCCAAAGCGCCGAGGAATTCCtgcaagaagaagaagaagagcaAAACCAAATGGACACAAGGCTATCCCTTCGCTGGAGCCGACCTGAAGGAACGCCAGCAAACAGCTCAGCAGTCCCAGAGCCAAGCCCTCATGCCTTTACTCCGCGCCGAGCACGGGCTGCACAAGGGAACAGCTTTATCTTCGTGATTAGCGAGCTCGGACGAGTTTGGCTTAGAACCGGGTCgtctcttcttctttttttttttttaattttttttagcttttcttaGAAGCGCGGCAGCGTTCCTGGAAGGGCCGCTCGGAGGTCAGACTCACCTCAgggagccagcacagccccagcggGAGCACGGCGAGCGCCCGCAGCGCCAAGCTGACGGTCATGCCGGACAAGCCGAGCTCTCCGAGCCGAGCACGAAGAGTTTTCGGCCCAAGGCATCACGTGGAGCGGAAGGGAAGAGCAAAAACAGCCTCTGAGCAAACAGCGACCGAGCAAACACGCTCCGAGCGGGCCCGCGGGGGACGCGGCCGCACCGGCAGCTGGAGCCCGGCCGCCCTTGCGCAATGTCCGCGGCTTCTCCAGGTTGTGCGCCAGCCCCGGCGGGCCAAGGGGCGGCTCGGGGGGGCCatgtggccctggggacacgccCGTGTGGGGTGGGGGTCACCCCGCGACCCCCCAGCCCCGGAACGCTGGAACCGCCCCCCTCCGCCCCGGAACCCAAGCGTGGGCCGGCGTTCCCCGCCGGGGCGGTGCGTTGCTGTGCCGGTCCCCCTGCGGTAGCGCCGGCCCGGTTGGGACTCGCTGCCCCctggtcccggtcccggtcccggtcccacCCCGCTGACCCCGCATGGCCAAGCAGAGCCCTGCGGAGCCGCAGGCGGCGGGGCCGAGCGGCGCGCTCCGCGGGAAGAgcaagaagaggaggaagaagaggaaggccCTGATGGAAGCGGCGGCCGCGTCGAAAGGCCCCGGCATGGCGGCCGTGGGTCCCCCCCGCAACCCGCAGGAGTTCTCCTCCAACTGGAAGGCGCTGCAGGAGGTGAGGGGGACCGGGGCatgcggcgggggcggccccggggagctgggacagggaggCAGCGGGGCCATGCTGGCAGTGCCTGAATGCGGCTCCACGGTGGAGGGGACACGTTccactgcccaggctgctccaagccgCGTCCAGCCCGTgtcacttccagggatccaggggcagccacagctggtctgggcaccctgtgccagggcctccccactcGCACtgagaagaatttctttccaatACCCACCTAACGCTGCTTTCTGGCAGTTTGAAGTCATtgcctttgtcctgtcactccaggctctTGTGAATACTCCCTCTCCCCCTTTCTTGAAGGCTccttttaggtactggaaggacACAAGTCACTctaaagccttctcttttccaggctcttttcctttatctttctatcttttttttttttttttttttttaatgtcattttaGCTGCTGAAACAGAAGGCAAACAACTCCAACAAGCCCATCTCCACGGGTCAAACAGACACCAAAAAGAAGCAGCCACTCAAAGCAGCCAAAAGCCCACAAGTCCCAGCAGtcaatgggaatgggaatgtggTAAAAGCCAAATCCACAAATAAAATGGACAGTGGTTCTGCTAAAGCCAGTCCTCCTTTGGCCAAGCCAGAATCCAAGGAGGTTACAGCAAATAAGAACTTAAATGGCACCAAAAGCAACGGGAAaggctgcaaagaaaaaaagaaaaattacattgtTGTGAAGGAGAAGGATGAGCTGAAATATAAGAGCAGGAAAGCTGAGGAACACGTGGAGCAGCAGCCCAAAGAGTGAGTATttcaggcagcagctctggatgTGAGTATTTATTTTGggaggagcacagagaggtACATGCCAAACAGCTGCACTTTTCCAGACtaaattctgaaagaaataagGAACATTTTGCCCCTACTCCTCAGACACAGCAAGAAACCTGCAGAGGTGCCAGTCACAGACTTAAATTTCACAGGATTTATCTCTTGGTTTAGAAAGTAAACATATGTTTTGTACAACAGACACCAGATTGCTTTGAGACTGTTAAATGTAATTAAATCTGTTCTTCCCAGGGCTGACATCTGGTTTGATGATGTTGATCCAAAAGATATTGAAGCAGCATTAGGACCTGAAGCAGCAAAAATTGCCAGAAGGAACCTGGGACTTGAAACAGAGCAATCCCAGTCTGTGGAGCAGGTGCTGGTTAAGGAAAAGGCTTTTGATGGGTGAGTGACATTGCAGGGGGAAGGATGGCATCAGAGTGTGAGAAATGGAAAGATAGACACTTCCAGAGACACTGAAAGGTTTCATCTGCAGCCTCAGAAGAAACTTGgattgatgtaaaaataaagtACACAGACATTAAGCAGAAAAACTTCTGTTTCTGTAAACTCATAAACTTATGTTTCTCTAGTTGTAAGTAATAGTACACCTTAAGTAAGCAAAAAGCTGTATTGATTAGATAGTGAAGGGTTTATAATGTAAGAATGTATTTGAATAGAGTAAGCTGAGTTTAGATGTTATAACAGAAACATGTGTGCACATGTGATAATAGCCCATTAGATAAAAGTATACACATTGCAATAGAAgtaacagaaaagcaaaataaactttgTCCATTAGATTAGAAAATTATATATTGTCTTGTATTGAAGAACTTATAACTACTCTTGGGCTATAACTAACTACTTACTCTCATACATCTCACAGCCTCTGAGACTAATATTTATCTGAACAGTGACTTGTTTTTAACCTGACTCTAGTCCCATCCCTTCAATTAAACAACAATAATAACGACATCAGAGCTAGCAGAATGGCTTCTGAGAACTGATCTGCACAGTGAGCTGACAtctccctgcctctgctgccaggcTTTGCCCTGCTCACACCAAGGTGTGAACCCTGtcagctgcagctgggcccTGCAGAGGTGTCCCCAAGCTGTCCCTTTGCCTTTCAGGCTGACCCGGGCCGTGGCCATGGACTGTGAGATGGTGGGGGTGGGCCCCAAGGGCGAGGACAGCATCTTGGCTCGGGTGTCCATCGTCAACCAGTTTGGGAAGTGTGTTTATGACAAGTATGTCAAGCCCACGGAGAAGGTGACAGACTACAGGACAGCTGTCAGCGGTATCCGGCCTCAGAATATCAACACAGGTACCAGGGGTTTCCCCCAAAGAGGGACAGTTCACTGGGTTGTCACAGAAGCCTCATTGGCTGAGCTTGGAACAGTTTGAGACCTAATTTGGGAAAACAAATGCTGAGATTTGAGTTAAACTTAATGCTAAGAAAAATTGTGGGAAGATGTGCTTTTCTACAGTGATCACTAACACCCTTGAAGGAATTAACTGGTGGAATatgatgtaaaataaaataatttccttttcatgCTGTGCCCTTTATAGAATTCTCTACACCCTTGAAGGAATTAACTGGTGGAATATagtataaaaaaaaagtcttttcacGCTGTGCTCTTTGTAGAATTCTCTACACCTTTGAAGGAACTAACTGGTGGAATATAgtataaaaaaatcattttcttttcatgctGTGCTCTTTATAGAATTCTCCATGTTCTAGCAAGCAGAGATTCACTGTACTGTACAAAAACTATAGTCCCAAGTTGCTTCCCAGAAAGGATGCAGTGGTTGCTCATGGCAAGTGTTTCCTTGTGTGGCATTTTTAGGTGAAGACTTTAAAACGGTTCAGAAGGAGGTGGCTGAGATCCTGCAGGGAAGGATTTTAGTTGGACACGCCTTACGGAATGACCTAAAGGTACATTGAAAATGAGGTTTCTGATACATCATTCTGGAGCAAGGGAACACACCTGAGCTCCTGGAAACCTCCCTGTCTGGATGAGCTGGGTCTTGTCCTTTCATGGCTTTAAAGTGTCTCTTACAGTGGATGGGAGGAAACAACAGGCAACTGCACATTCAGCTCTGTAAAGTTTCATGCAATAACACATTTTAGACTGAAATGTGATTTCTTCTAGGTTCTACTTCTTGATCATCCTCACAAGAAGATCAGGGACACACAGAGATACAAACCTTTCAAACAGAGAGTCAAGGTAAGAGACTGCTGGGAAGGTGCTTAATTAACAGACTCTAGAGCTGCTGCCTCACTCCTGTGCTTGCTTTTACCTGACCCTGTTCCTTCTTTCCTACCTATGCACACACAAATCTCCTAATTCATTAATTATTCCTGCTATTTCACCAGCAGAGGCTAAGATGTGCTGTTCTTTGAGGAACATAACATTTTTATAGAACACCCATCTCTGTTATTTCAAGTCCTGTGAGACAGCATGGATTATGATCTGTTCTGTCTCTAGAGTTCCAGGCCATCCCTGAAGCtgctctgtgagaagctgctcaATGTTCAGGTGCAGACAGCAGAGCACTGCTCGGTAGGTACCTCCTCAGAACATCCAGCTCTGGCTTCAGTCCACAGTGCCGTGCCTTCATCCCAGTGAAACTCAGCAAGCTCTGCTtggactgcagcagcagtgaggtTGTCATCTAACATTGGTCACTGTTCACTCATTTCATAAACAACTTCTGCACAAGTCAGCTCTTAACTGAATTCTTGTTAAAATTCCCAGGGGGGAAAGGTAACAATCAAGATCTGTTTACCCTAAAAGCAGCATTCCACACTGCTGCACTGTGGCAGGATGGATAAACAGGGGGAGAGGTTACACCTGAACCTCAGCAGATCCTTTATTTCAGTTGGCAGGAGGATGGAAAAGAGGAATGAACTGGGGAAGCAAAACTGGGAGGGGAGCTCATAGATACTGTATCAATGACAAAATTCTGTTACTACTTTCCAAGTAACAATCAGAAAAGCGGAGCCCTGTGGTGAGCCCTGGACTCTAAATACACAATTTATCCCTTTCACTAGGCACAGAGCCTAAATGTAAAAGAGATCATGAAATGTTAATTGGAAGGATGTATTAAAATGATGGAAGATTTAGCTGCTTATTAGCTCACATCCTTGTCTGGTCTGTTCTCTTTCAGATCCAGGATGCACAAGCAGCTATGAGACTTTacaccctggagaaaaagaaatgggaagCTGCTGTTAAGAACAAAGCTAACAACAAAAATGGTAAAACTTAAAAACACAGGGTAGAATCTTTCATCTCTGCAGCATTTGCTGGTTTGATGTCACATTCCAAATTTAAAGATAGGTCAGAATTGACAGCAGCTACTTCATAAAATCAATCCAAAGACAGTGCGACAGTAACCTGGAAGTACAGGAATGCTGCTGGTATCCCTGTGGATGGGCCCTGTGCCTGGTGCCTGCTACTGTGTTCAAACAACCTTTGAAACAAATGCCTGCAGTTGGGAAGAACTTCATCAGTTCAGTTTCTTCAATGGAAATAGACATTGAAtaagttaaaaaattaaattatgatAGATGAAGGAAGAAACTGTCATTGCTTTGTCAAAACTCCGAGGATTAAATTCTTTATTTCAAGTATGTTGAGGTCCACAAAGTGAGGTCTACTAGAAGGTGAATTCTTAGATATTGCTGTTAGTTACACAGTTGTGGTACCCAAACCATCAATAAATACCTGTTTGCATATTATTAATAGcccaatattatttttttctggtgagAAGAATGCTCTAAGGGAGGATCCAGGCTTTTGTATCCAGCAGTGGCCAAGTCTTGTTCTCAGACAAAGCGTTTTTCCTTCCTCAGTTTCAAAAGTGTTGCATCCACCAGGGTCTGAATCTCCTGGAGGGAAATGGGAGAATTGTCAAACAAGAGTACCTTGTTGCTCCACttatttttgtattaatttattaataaaaacaatGTGTCCAACATAGGTCTTTGAAGTGGCTGTTGTTACAACAGGAGAGGGAGCTTTCTCCCtttctgtgattatttttttctgtgctacCTTGTGGCTGCAGTGTTCATTGAAGGGGTGCAGGCAATGCCTGCAGGAGAACAGTTTGTGACTGTCTTTGAAAACAATTCTGTAAATACATAACTAAAATCAGCAAAATTAAGACTAACCACTTCTATTGGCTTGATGAACAAGCCTAATTATTGGTTTCTTGCCAGCAAGCTATTGCAAAAGAAATATTAGTGTAACACATTAAATAGCTCTGATaactttgctgttttttttcagtgtgactACTTGGTGAAATTTAATGTAAGTTAAATCTTCCCACAAACTGTCAgaaagtttttggtttttttttttttaatttttaaatgatgcCACTtccaaaccaaaaataaattgGATGTAACACACTTATGGCTTTATTCCTACAAACTTTAGCCTGGTGTAGCATGAAGACTGTAGTAAATTATTGTAATCTTGCAAAAgaccaaaatatattttttttaaatttcagcattaacaagaaaaacaattttcaaCCACTTGTTCTCAGTAATTAGAACTATCCTTACAAACTCACTCTTCACTCCACATGCAGCTAATTCTCTAAACTTCTGCACTATGATCAAATCCCTCACCAGAAATAATATACTAATATACTTTATTATCAAGAGACTTCTCCATACCATGCTAAATGGAAACTGgagttttatttcacacagcagcttttccattttctggGACCTCATATCCAGCATAACCTCATCTGCAGTGCCAATGGACAAGAAAATGTATGGTTATAGCACAACTGCCAGTGGAGTGGGAGCTAAAGGAGCAGGCTAAAAGGGGAGAGGACAGAGCTACACAAGGAGGAGGCAAGATAAGATAAAGTGAAAATGTTTTACCATCAGAGTGGTATTTGTTTGGAACAAGTGGAGTGAATTCTCAGGAGGATGAATTGGAACTTTCTCTGACACAAAGTAAGTGTTTCCTGAGAGCAGCTAACAtgtccctgggagctgctgttgTGGTTTTACTGATTTTGGGGCTGGAAGAGAGGAGACTCAGGaagtgacagcagcagccatCTCACCATACTGAACCATCTCGTTCATCAGCAGGCACAGAGCTTCTGCCACCCCTGGCTCGTTGGAATGAAGGTGATATTCATCTTTGATCAGCTCTATTCCACTGCCCTTTGAGTCCAGCAGAATTGCCAAAGCTGCAGTTTCTGCAAGGAACACAAACACTGCTGGGCTCTTTGTAGCTGCAgactgcaggatctgcttcccatcCCCTCACCAGCTGGCTCATGGCACGTTTTCAGGAAGTTGTGCCCATTATTTTCAGTCTTCCTAACAACTACTCTGAAGCATATCTGGGAACAAGTAGAAGACTAGCTATGCAGCTGACACTGTCATGCAGGCAGAAGTGATTTAAATGATTGTTTTCATGTTGATGGAGCTGATTGGTAATTGATAAAAGCAGAACTGCTGAATGTTACCTGAGAGCCTCACAAGGCTGGCTAATGCCAGGCAGCCATTCTTCACCAGCACTGCTCTTTCTGGGTTCATCCTGAGTGCATCCAGCAAAAGTGCTGCTGTGGGCTCATAGTCACTGTCAGTTAAGCAacctttaaagaaaataaacaaaacacacagaCAAGCCCAAAATTTCAGTATCCTTCAGGCCAAAAGAATAAAGAGTCCTGAATACTCAACTTATTCTTCTAATGGGGAATAGAAATGTGATTGCTGAGGGTGTTTTGCTCAGCTTTTCCCAGTGGAACAATGGCACAAGGGCAGGCAGTAAGTTAATGTGACAATATTGTTGCATGAGAAAGAAATAAGAGAAGTAGTACTGCAAGGATGGGTTCCTTAGTGCAAATGATAATgaaagattatttattttttaacatgaaaTACTGTTCCAAATGAACCAAGCAAATTAGCTGCCCACCAGTGGACTCCCTATTAGCAGTATCTGGCGATTTAATTGCTACAGCTCATCAAAAATGGCTTCACTGGGGAGCCACA of the Anomalospiza imberbis isolate Cuckoo-Finch-1a 21T00152 chromosome 21, ASM3175350v1, whole genome shotgun sequence genome contains:
- the REXO4 gene encoding RNA exonuclease 4, which encodes MAKQSPAEPQAAGPSGALRGKSKKRRKKRKALMEAAAASKGPGMAAVGPPRNPQEFSSNWKALQELLKQKANNSNKPISTGQTDTKKKQPLKAAKSPQVPAVNGNGNVVKAKSTNKMDSGSAKASPPLAKPESKEVTANKNLNGTKSNGKGCKEKKKNYIVVKEKDELKYKSRKAEEHVEQQPKEADIWFDDVDPKDIEAALGPEAAKIARRNLGLETEQSQSVEQVLVKEKAFDGLTRAVAMDCEMVGVGPKGEDSILARVSIVNQFGKCVYDKYVKPTEKVTDYRTAVSGIRPQNINTGEDFKTVQKEVAEILQGRILVGHALRNDLKVLLLDHPHKKIRDTQRYKPFKQRVKSSRPSLKLLCEKLLNVQVQTAEHCSIQDAQAAMRLYTLEKKKWEAAVKNKANNKNGKT